The following are encoded in a window of Flavobacterium psychrotrophum genomic DNA:
- a CDS encoding EamA family transporter: protein MGNNNTLKGVILVGLGAASYGLLATFVKLAYAEGYTTAEVTASQMALGILSVSLINLFRKNKTTEATKATGKNKLYLMLAGTSTGFTSVFYYLGVKYIPVSVGIVLLMQSVWMGVLAEWMITKQPPTLKKILAVLVVLGGTVLATNLINADEMPDWRGIAWGMAAALSYTITMFAGNRIAVNLPAPKRSLFMLLGGAVVVLTFTAITWPGYFNFQILYTWGIPLSLFGTLLPPLFMNAGFPKVSMGLGSIVSAIELPVSVTMAYIFLHETVSNTQWAGITLILAAIVLMNISLKRKA from the coding sequence TATGCCGAAGGTTACACCACAGCCGAGGTTACTGCATCGCAAATGGCACTGGGCATACTAAGCGTGTCGCTTATCAATCTTTTCCGTAAAAACAAAACTACCGAAGCCACAAAAGCTACGGGCAAAAATAAATTATACCTTATGCTGGCCGGTACCTCTACAGGGTTTACCAGCGTGTTTTATTATCTTGGGGTAAAGTACATACCGGTATCTGTAGGGATCGTATTGCTAATGCAAAGTGTATGGATGGGCGTACTTGCTGAATGGATGATAACAAAGCAGCCGCCTACACTTAAAAAAATATTGGCAGTACTTGTTGTACTTGGTGGAACCGTACTTGCAACCAATCTTATTAATGCCGATGAAATGCCAGACTGGCGCGGTATTGCATGGGGAATGGCTGCAGCGCTAAGCTATACCATAACCATGTTTGCCGGTAACCGTATTGCGGTAAACCTGCCTGCCCCAAAACGCAGCCTCTTTATGTTGCTGGGTGGGGCAGTAGTGGTACTGACGTTTACCGCTATAACCTGGCCGGGCTATTTTAATTTCCAGATACTTTATACCTGGGGTATACCACTGTCGCTTTTTGGTACACTGTTGCCACCATTGTTCATGAATGCCGGTTTCCCGAAGGTGAGTATGGGGCTGGGCAGTATCGTTTCGGCTATTGAGTTACCGGTATCTGTTACTATGGCTTATATCTTTTTACACGAAACCGTAAGTAACACACAGTGGGCGGGTATTACACTAATATTGGCAGCCATAGTTTTAATGAATATTTCACTTAAAAGAAAAGCATAA